Within Serratia odorifera, the genomic segment GCCCGCAACCTGACCATTACTCATCACCAATATTCTGTCGGTAATCCCCAAAAGCTCCGGCATTTCGGACGAGATGATAATGATCCCCTTGCCCTTTTTCGCCAACTCGGTCATCAACTGATAAATTTCAAACTTTGCGCCAACGTCAATACCGCGCGTCGGTTCATCCAGCATCAATATTTCCGGCTGGGTCAGCAGCCAGCGACCAATAATCACCTTCTGCTGATTACCGCCAGACAGGGAACCGATATTGGTACGATGCCCCGGCGTTTTTACCCGCATCGCGTCGATCACCCATTGGGTATCGCTTTTCATGCGCGCATTATCCAGCAGGCCGATCTTATTTTTATAATTGCGAATATTGGAAATCAGCGAGTTAAAACCGATATCCAGAAAAGCATAAATACCGGTCGAACGCCGCTCCTCGGTTACCAGGGCAAATCCGTGGTTGATTGCTTCGTTGGCGCTGTGGTTATTAATCGCTTTGCCGTGCAGTGTGATGGTGCCGCTCACTTTCTCGCGAATACCGAACAGGGTTTCGACAATATCGGTACGCTTGGCGCCGACCAACCCGGCGATACCCAAAATTTCACCCTGGTGCAAATCAAACGACACGTCGCGGATCGACGGTTGGCGCAGTGATGTCAGGTTCTTCACCTGTAAAATCACCTCTCCCGGCGTATTCTGGCGATCGGGAAAACGCTGGCTCAGTGAACGTCCGACCATCATGGCGATGATCTTGTCCATATCCAGCCCTTCCAGCGGCTGGGTAGCAATCCATTGGCCGTCGCGCAGGATGGTTATTTCGTCGCACAGCTGGAATATCTCCTCCATCTTGTGCGAGATATACACGATGCCGCAGCCGCGCTGTTTCAATTTACGGATAATGGTGAATAAATGATTGACCTCCTTTTCCGTTAATGACGAGGTTGGCTCATCCATAATCACTATTTTTGCGTCATAGGAAAATGCCTTGGCAATTTCAATCATCTGCATCTGCGACACCGACAGCGTACCGACCTTGGCGCGCGGATCAATATCAATATCCAGCTCGTCGAAAATGCTTTTGGTATCCTGGTACATCTTGTGCTGATCGACAAACAGACCTTTGGTGGGGTAACGCCCCAGCCACATGTTGTCCATGACGGTACGCTGCAATACCAGATTCAATTCCTGATGTACCATGGAAACGCCATGCTCCAGCGCTTCTTTGGAACTTTTAAAATCGACTTCCTTCCCCTGAAAAAACAATGCTGCCCGAATCTTTTTTATAAATGCCAAACAGACATTTTAATAACGTCGATTTACCGGCGCCGTTTTCTCCCATTAATGCATGAATGGAGTGTGGACGAACGCGTAGATTGACATTATCCAATGCCTTGACGCCGGGGAATGACTTATTGACGTCGGTCATTTCCAGCAGATATTCGCGAGAACTGTCGGCCATAGATATACCTTAATGTACTGAAATTCCCCGCCGCACGGCCAATGGGTGTTGGCGTCAGGTCGCCGCCGGCGGGGAACGCTAGTCTCTATCCGTGCTCGTTTACGCTGCATCCTGGCCCTGGCCGATCGATGCAACGCGCATAAGCCCGGGTATAACCGAAGTTTATTTAACGAATTGTGACAGGTTGTCTTTATCTACGCCGACGTAAGGAATACGCACCACTTTATTGTCGATCTTGTAATTGGTGCCTTCAGCGGCCGGTTTGCCCGCCGCCAGATTCTTCGCCAGTGCAAAGGTAGCTTTCGCCTGGTTGTCGGCGTCGTTCAGCACGGTACCGGCCATCGCTCCCGATTTCACCAGCGCCAGCGCTTCTGGCAGCGCATCCACGCCGAACACCGGAATAGCCGACTTGTTATGCGCCTTCAGCGCCTCAATGGCGCCCATTGCCATGGCATCGTTGTTGGCGATGACCACTTCAACCTTGCTGGCGTTCGGGCCCGACATCCAGGCATCCACCTTGTCTTTCGCCTGGGCGGTATCCCACATGGCGGTGTCCATCTGCAGCTGCTGGGTCTTAATGCCCTTTTCATTCAGCGTCTTCACTACGTAAGTAGTACGCGCTTCGGCATCCGGGTGGCCCGGTTCGCCTTTCAGCAACACGTATTGAA encodes:
- the mglB gene encoding galactose/glucose ABC transporter substrate-binding protein MglB → MNKKVFTLAALAASMLFGAAHADTRIGVTVYKYDDNFMSVVRKALEKDAKAAPDITLLMNDSQNDQSKQNDQIDVLIAKGVKALAINLVDPAAAPVVIDKARANDIPVVFYNKEPSRKALDSYDKAYYVGTDSKESGVIQGELIAKHWQANPNWDLNKDGQIQYVLLKGEPGHPDAEARTTYVVKTLNEKGIKTQQLQMDTAMWDTAQAKDKVDAWMSGPNASKVEVVIANNDAMAMGAIEALKAHNKSAIPVFGVDALPEALALVKSGAMAGTVLNDADNQAKATFALAKNLAAGKPAAEGTNYKIDNKVVRIPYVGVDKDNLSQFVK